From Carassius auratus strain Wakin unplaced genomic scaffold, ASM336829v1 scaf_tig00011187, whole genome shotgun sequence, a single genomic window includes:
- the LOC113072994 gene encoding uncharacterized protein LOC113072994: MDLVNSGYWPASTSSSTLYSINLFSSVRELKIIVPALSRQAFAKLLEHRTKCGGRSGPVCGDTLQRSFLEFSYCAFEEDNLSCGAPFTCPACTPDMLAISVDGNRKLYRFCRNGSSDSSFFEGAFIAEDTSVSAFVDLLHKGVKQLPGQGRCGSSSWTAAKETSRRTYKRTYEEGIEVAVCRHGFLLKALNMFRDYMEWQKPRRSRVNCGGGS; the protein is encoded by the exons ATGGACCTTGTAAACAGTGGATACTGGCCAGCTTCCACCAGCTCTTCTACTTTGTATTCCATCAATCTTTTCAGCAGTGTAAGAGAATTGAAAATCATTGTGCCGGCATTGTCCAGACAAGCCTTTGCAAAGCTGCTGGAGCATCGTACAAAGTGTGGTGGGCGG TCAGGACCAGTGTGCGGGGACACGCTCCAGCGCAGCTTCCTGGAGTTTTCCTATTGTGCTTTTGAGGAAGATAACTTGTCCTGCGGTGCACCTTTCACCTGCCCCGCTTGCACCCCAGACATGCTGGCAATCTCTGTGGATGGCAACAGGAAGCTATACCGGTTTTGCCGAAATGGAAG CTCCGACTCTTCGTTTTTTGAAGGGGCATTTATCGCAGAAGACACATCTGTGTCTGCATTTGTTGATCTCCTGCATAAAGGTGTGAAACAG CTACCTGGACAAGGCAGATGTGGGAGCTCCTCGTGGACAGCAGCGAAGGAGACTTCTAGGAGGACCTACAAGAGGACCTACGAAGAGGGCATTGAGGTTGCAGTGTGTCGGCATGGTTTCCTCCTTAAAGCGCTTAATATGTTTCGAG ATTACATGGAGTGGCAAAAACCAAGAAGGAGCAGGGTCAACTGCGGGGGAGGAAGTTGA